The Sphingobacterium bambusae genome includes a window with the following:
- a CDS encoding M13 family metallopeptidase, with protein MAVVMAVSGGFAFSQQHQAINLSYMDNAVRPQDDFYNYVNGNWMKTVEIPSDKARWGSFDELREHTDIAVLKILKESLSTNFEKGSDGQKIADLYKSYVDFETRNKLGISPIKPYLAKIDAIKDIKGLYKYLLEVGPERGNPFFSAYVSAHMKNSDINAVYLGGGGLGLGRSYYQKVDEKNTETLAQYAQFISTLYSKVDQRTRDLKGPKVLAFEKEIASYLKTIEESRDAQKRYNPVAVADLGKMVKNVDIAAYIKQLGFTADTVIIGELKYYQNLDKIVNQENLPVIKEYLKFNVMNDATGYLTKELDELSFDFYGRKLRGQKEQRELEKRGLEFVNGTVGELLGKLYVKENFPPEAKAACEEMVQYLVKSFNMHIQSLDWMSDETKVKALEKLAKFKVKIGYTDKWKDYSKLAVGSSLFDNIKGISRWSFQENLAKQGKPVDKTEWGMTPQTVNAYYSPLFNEIVFPAAILQVPFYDYKADAAVNFGGIGAVIGHELSHGFDDSGSQYDGNGNLNNWWTPADKEKFEAATNALVAQFESYEPVPGVFVNGRFTLGENIGDLGGSSVAFDALKMYLQDKGNPGLIDGFTPEQRFFLSWATIWRTKTTDEFVVNQVKTDPHSPAQYRAFAPIVNLDAFHEAFQTKPGDKLYKAKEDRIKIW; from the coding sequence ATGGCAGTTGTAATGGCTGTATCTGGAGGATTCGCTTTTTCACAACAACATCAAGCGATCAACTTATCTTATATGGATAACGCCGTTCGTCCTCAAGATGACTTTTACAATTATGTGAACGGAAATTGGATGAAAACCGTGGAAATTCCATCCGACAAGGCGCGTTGGGGTTCTTTCGACGAGCTACGTGAACATACGGATATTGCGGTGCTTAAAATTCTGAAAGAATCTCTCAGCACAAATTTCGAAAAAGGCTCGGATGGGCAAAAAATAGCCGATCTGTATAAGTCATATGTAGATTTCGAAACACGGAACAAGCTGGGCATTTCTCCGATTAAGCCTTATCTGGCAAAAATAGATGCCATTAAAGATATCAAAGGCTTATACAAGTACCTGTTGGAAGTAGGTCCTGAGCGCGGGAATCCCTTTTTCAGCGCATATGTATCTGCACACATGAAAAACAGCGATATCAACGCCGTTTATCTTGGTGGCGGCGGATTGGGACTCGGTCGATCATACTACCAAAAAGTAGACGAGAAAAATACCGAGACGCTAGCGCAATATGCACAGTTTATATCGACTTTATACAGCAAAGTAGACCAACGCACACGCGATCTTAAAGGACCGAAGGTGCTGGCCTTTGAAAAGGAAATCGCATCCTACCTAAAGACGATTGAAGAGTCGCGAGACGCCCAAAAACGCTACAATCCTGTTGCCGTAGCCGATCTTGGCAAGATGGTAAAAAATGTAGACATCGCAGCTTACATCAAGCAATTGGGATTCACTGCAGACACAGTGATTATTGGCGAGCTCAAGTACTACCAAAATTTGGATAAGATAGTGAACCAAGAAAATCTTCCGGTCATCAAAGAATATCTGAAGTTCAATGTCATGAACGATGCAACCGGATACCTGACGAAAGAACTGGATGAATTGTCGTTTGATTTTTATGGCAGAAAGCTACGCGGTCAAAAAGAACAACGTGAATTGGAAAAACGTGGGCTAGAGTTTGTGAATGGAACCGTCGGCGAACTTTTAGGCAAGCTTTACGTGAAGGAAAATTTCCCACCAGAAGCGAAAGCAGCCTGTGAGGAAATGGTGCAGTACCTCGTAAAATCCTTTAACATGCATATCCAAAGCTTGGACTGGATGTCGGATGAAACCAAGGTCAAAGCCTTGGAGAAGCTCGCCAAATTTAAAGTAAAAATTGGCTATACAGATAAATGGAAAGACTATTCCAAGCTAGCTGTTGGCAGTTCTTTGTTCGACAACATTAAAGGGATCAGTCGTTGGAGCTTCCAAGAAAATTTAGCAAAACAAGGAAAACCAGTAGATAAAACCGAATGGGGCATGACGCCACAAACGGTAAATGCTTATTACAGTCCGCTATTCAACGAGATCGTGTTTCCTGCAGCAATATTGCAAGTACCCTTCTACGATTACAAAGCAGACGCTGCCGTTAACTTTGGCGGTATCGGTGCAGTAATCGGACATGAGCTTTCTCATGGTTTTGATGACTCGGGCTCTCAATACGACGGTAATGGAAACCTCAACAACTGGTGGACACCTGCCGATAAAGAGAAATTCGAGGCAGCTACAAATGCTTTAGTTGCTCAATTCGAGTCATACGAGCCAGTACCGGGTGTCTTCGTTAACGGTCGCTTTACCTTGGGTGAAAATATCGGTGACTTAGGAGGTTCGTCTGTAGCGTTTGATGCTTTAAAAATGTATCTACAAGACAAGGGAAATCCAGGCTTGATTGATGGTTTTACACCAGAGCAGCGCTTCTTCCTCTCTTGGGCTACCATCTGGAGAACGAAAACAACGGATGAGTTTGTCGTGAATCAGGTAAAGACCGACCCACATTCGCCCGCGCAATATCGCGCATTTGCTCCCATCGTGAACTTGGACGCTTTCCATGAAGCATTCCAAACCAAACCGGGAGACAAATTGTATAAAGCGAAAGAAGATCGCATCAAGATTTGGTAG
- a CDS encoding DoxX family protein, with the protein MNLVQKIERWGDNHHPRWLDILRIMLGVTLFAKGVSFVNDSTAVAELIRQTHFQLSIWSAVHYLVFAHLVGGLFIIFGFQTRLAVILQLPILFAAVFFVNITRGFSFLNSELWISIGVLLLLVVFLVSGSGKYSLDHMMNRPGNKRSI; encoded by the coding sequence ATGAACCTAGTACAAAAAATTGAACGGTGGGGCGATAACCATCATCCTCGTTGGTTGGATATCTTGCGCATCATGCTGGGTGTAACCCTGTTTGCGAAAGGAGTCAGTTTTGTTAATGACAGCACGGCAGTCGCAGAACTTATCCGACAAACCCATTTCCAACTATCTATTTGGTCGGCGGTGCACTATCTCGTATTTGCCCATCTAGTGGGTGGATTATTTATCATTTTCGGTTTTCAAACTCGTTTGGCTGTGATACTTCAATTGCCAATACTATTTGCGGCCGTATTTTTTGTGAACATCACTAGAGGCTTTAGTTTTTTGAATAGTGAGCTGTGGATTTCGATAGGCGTTTTGTTGCTATTAGTGGTGTTTCTAGTATCGGGATCGGGAAAATATTCTTTAGATCATATGATGAATCGCCCCGGTAACAAGCGATCCATTTAG
- a CDS encoding MaoC family dehydratase: MVIINNFEEYKSHEGKALGESDWHTIDQAQINKFADATLDHQWIHVDKEKAETEGPFKSTIAHGYLTLSLIPYLWKQIADVRNVKMEINYGIENLKFGQAVLVDNQVQLKAKVKSILNLRGVVKATIEATLVIKDNAKPAYVGDVVFLYHFA, from the coding sequence ATGGTAATAATCAACAATTTTGAAGAATACAAATCGCACGAGGGGAAAGCACTCGGCGAATCAGATTGGCACACTATTGATCAAGCACAAATTAATAAGTTTGCCGATGCTACTTTAGACCATCAATGGATACATGTAGACAAAGAAAAAGCCGAAACAGAGGGACCTTTTAAATCGACTATTGCCCACGGCTACCTCACCCTATCCTTGATCCCCTATCTGTGGAAACAAATTGCGGATGTCCGCAACGTCAAAATGGAAATCAACTATGGCATAGAAAATTTAAAATTTGGGCAAGCTGTATTGGTTGACAATCAAGTTCAGTTGAAAGCAAAGGTTAAATCGATCCTGAATTTACGTGGTGTGGTGAAGGCTACAATTGAAGCAACGCTCGTGATCAAGGACAATGCAAAGCCCGCCTATGTCGGGGATGTCGTATTCTTGTACCATTTCGCTTAA
- a CDS encoding VOC family protein, whose translation MALSIKSVHHIAIICSDYKSSLAFYCDTLGFELLSETYREARDSYKADLAIAGQYVIELFSFPSPPKRPSYPEAAGLRHLAFTVEDVSEAVERLAEQGIACEAIRTDELTGKRFTFTADPDGLPIEFYEI comes from the coding sequence ATGGCCTTATCGATAAAATCTGTTCATCATATTGCTATCATCTGTAGCGATTATAAAAGCTCACTCGCCTTTTATTGCGATACATTGGGATTTGAGCTACTATCGGAAACTTATCGTGAAGCCCGCGACTCGTACAAGGCGGATCTGGCTATAGCGGGGCAATACGTGATAGAGCTGTTTTCATTTCCCTCGCCGCCTAAACGCCCCTCTTATCCGGAAGCTGCGGGGCTGAGACATTTGGCATTCACCGTTGAGGACGTTTCAGAGGCTGTGGAAAGGCTAGCGGAACAAGGAATTGCTTGTGAAGCGATACGTACGGATGAGTTAACAGGAAAGCGATTTACTTTTACGGCTGACCCAGATGGTTTACCGATTGAGTTTTATGAAATTTAA